The Maritimibacter sp. DP1N21-5 DNA window CGCCCACCGGCCCCGCCTTCGAGGGTGCCCAGATTTCCTCGGGCCAGCGCGCCGCGCCCGGCGCAATCGAGCGGGTGGAGATCGACCCGGTCACCAAGGAACCGCGCTTCCGCGTCATCGGCTGCGAGCTGTGGTCGGACGACCCCGAGTTCGCCGAGGCCACAGCCGGCTCCGGCATCACCGGCATCTGCGGGTCGGGGATCATCGAAGTGGTCGCCGAGATGCGCATGGCGGGCATCGTGGACGCGGGTGGGCTCATCGGCGGGCCGGAGGCCACGGGCACCGCGCGTTGCATCTCGGAAGGTCGGACTTACTCCTATCTCCTGTGGGAAGACGAGGACCGCAAGATCACCGTCACCAATGGCGATATCCGCGCGATCCAGATGGCCAAGGCGGCGCTCTATGCGGGTGCGCGCCTGCTCATGGACAAGCGCGGCGTCGATCATGTGGACCGGGTCGTGCTGGCCGGGGCCTTCGGGGCCCATATCAGCCCGAAACACGCCATGGTCCTGGGCATGATCCCGGACTGTCCGCTGGACCGCGTCACATCGGCGGGCAATGCTGCGGGCACCGGGGCGCGCATCGCGCTCCTCAACCGTGAGGCGCGCGGCGAGGTCGAGGCCCTCGTGCGCCGGATCGAGAAGATCGAGACCGCGGTCGAACCCCGGTTCCAGGAGCATTTCGTCGCTGCCACGGCCATGCCCAACGCGGCCGACCCCTTCCCGATCCTGCGCTCGGTCGTGACGCTCCCGGATGTCACCTTCAATGCCGGCCCGTCAGAAGACGGCACCCGCCGCCGGCGCCGGCGCGGCTGATGTGCTGACCCGAGGGGAGCGTCCGGCTAGATCGCGCGATGCCCCCGGACGAACCCCCTTGACGAAGCCCGCGCCGCTCCGTATCTCCGCCGTCACGCGGGTGTAGCTCAATGGTAGAGCAGGAGCTTCCCAAGCTTAAGACGAGGGTTCGATTCCCTTCACCCGCTCCAAAACGTTTCTCAAATGGTTGATTTTATGTCATATCTTAAGAGATAAGGCCCTCATCTTACGTGTGGGCAGGCGAATACCATGGACTCGGGCTGGCTAACAATTCTGAAGGCTACTTGGGGGCAATTGCTTGGACTGAGTGTTGCACTCGGCATCTTCTGGTTACTTCTGATCTTTGAGGTGCTGCCGCCAATAGACTCGCCGTGGGTGGTGTATGGATTGCCGCTAGCCTGCCTTGTTTGTGGCGGCCTCGGTCTAGCACCGTTGTTTCACCACTTGGCAGATTGGACGAAGAATGGTTTCGACAACCGTTTGAATAAGCGAAAGCGGGTCAAAGCTGTCGCCAAGAAGCAGGAAGATTTCGTCGACTACATTCAGTACATGAACCCGAGAGAGCGCGCCATCTTTGGTTATCTCTTGGAGCACAATCAAAAGAGTTTCGAGGCCGAGATGGACTGTGGGCCAGGATCTTCATTGCTGAAACGTGGATTCATACAAATGGATGCGATTTCCGGTTTGTCCTACGGTCTGAGTGAATTCCCTTTCTCGGTGCCTGACCATATTTGGGACATGCTACTGGAACACCGCTCGGCCTTCCCGGAGAATCACAAGGGCCCGGCTCTTCCTTGGTTCAGGGGTCGATATTGAGCACAGGCAGGATAGAGAGCGCAGTTCTTCTTTTTGCACAACCATTGTGTCAATTGGTGAGGAGCCGCATGGAGAAGGCAAAATACGTGAGCCGGGCGACTTCTACTATTCCAAGCCTATGTCACGAATCCCTCGCAGAAAGAGCGAATGACATTCTTGCGGCAAATCGCGTGAAGAAGGAGACCAACCATGCCGGAACACCCCGGAGGCTGCCTCTGCGGCGACGTGCGGTTCACCGCGACCGGCACGCCGCTGCGCGTCGGGCTTTGCCATTGCCTCGACTGCCGCAAACACCATGGTGCGGTGTTCTATGCCGCCGCCGTCTTTCCGTCCGAGGACGTTCCCGTCACCGGGCGGACCGCTGAGTATCACGGTCGTCACTTCTGTCCGCGCTGCGGTGGGTCGGTGTTCGCGGTCAGCGATCATGATGGCGAGATCGAGGTGCACCTTGGTGCCTTTGATGCGCCCGACCGGTTCCGCCCGGATTACGAGCTCTGGACCATCCGCCGCGAAAGCTGGCTCGCGCCCCTGCCTGGCGCGCGGCAGTACGAGCGCGACGGCGCAGCGGACGATCGCTGAACCGGAGCCAACCGGACCCGCTCAGTCGCGGTTGGCGTGGAGGTAGCTCACGAGCATGCGCGTGGAGCCGTCCTTGTCGTCCCCCGAAACCTCACCGGCGACGACCGGACCGAGCGCAAGCGCCAGTTCCTTGCCCAGTTCCACCCCCCACTGGTCGTAGGAGTTGATGCCGAGGATCACGCCCTCCACGAAGACCCGATGTTCGTAGAGCGCGATGATCCGGCCGAGAACGCGCGGCGTCAGCAGCGGATAGATCAGGGTCGTCGAGGGGCGATTGCCGGGGAACACCCGGTGGCGGGCCTGCCGCTCCAGCTCGTCGCCTTCCAGACCCTTCTCGCGCATCAGCGCACGCGCCTCGTCCAGCGACCGGCCCTTCATGAGGGCCTCGGACTGGGCGAGGCAATTGGCCACGAGAAGCTGGTGCTGGCCATCCAGGTCGGCTTCGTGGCCCCGTGCGGCGACAAGGAACTCGCAAGGCACGACCTGCGTGCCCTGGTGGATGAGCTGGTAGAACGCATGCTGGCCATTGGTGCCAGGCTCGCCCCAGACGACGGGGCCCGAGGGAACCGGCAGATCGGTGCCATCCATCGACACCGACTTTCCGTTGCTCTCCATCTCGAGCTGCTGGAGATAGGCCGGCAGACGCGACAGGCGCTGGTCATAGGGCAGCACGGCGCGGGTCGGATAGCCACAGACCTGCCGATGCCAGATCCCCACGAGCGCGAGCATGACCGGCATGTTGTCGGTGCCGGTCGTGGTCTGGAAATGGAGGTCCAGGTCGTGACCGCCCGCGAGAAACTCGCGAAACTGCTTCGCGCCGACCGCGATCATCAGCCCGAGCCCGACAGGCCCCCAGATCGAATAGCGCCCGCCGACCCAATCCTCGAAGCCGAACACACGGCTCGGGTCGATGCCCCATTCAGAGGTCTTGTCGATCGCGGAGGACACCGCCGCGAGATGCCGGCCCACCGCCTCGGCCCCGAGGGCGGACTTGAGCCACTGCCGGGCCGTTTCGGCATTGGTCATGGTTTCGATGGTAGTGAAGGTCTTCGACGCCACGATCACGAGCGTCGTCGCCGGGTCGAGCCCGTCGAGCGTGTCGTGGATATGGGCCCCGTCCACGTTGGAGACATAATGGATGCGCGGGCCGTCGTGATAGGGCGCGAGCGCGAGCGTCGCCATGGCGGGGCCAAGGTCGGAGCCCCCGATGCCGATGTTGATGACGTCGGTGAACCGGCCCCCGTTGTGCGGGCGCACGTTGCCGCGGCGCAGGCCCTCGGCGAACTCCTCCATCCGCTCGAGGGTCGCGTGAATCGCGGGCATGACCTGTTCGTCGTCGACAGATGGCCCCCGGCGGTCGGGATTGCGAAGCGCGGTGTGGAGCACGGCGCGACCCTCGGTCTCGTTGATCCGCTCACCCGCGAACATCGCCCTTGTCCGGCCCTCGACATCGCGTTCCGCTGCAAGGGCCAGCAGTTCTGCTCGGGCGCCGCCGTCCATCGCGGTCTTGGAGTAGTCAAAAAGCATATCATCGAGCCGGACCGAAAATGCCTCGGCCCGCCCGTCATCGCCGAGCAAGTCGCCGATCGAGAGGTCGCCCTGATCGGCCCGGTAGGCCTTCACCGCGTCCCACGTCATGTGATGTCCCCATTCCCTCGGCGCCCGCGCGTGGCAGGCGCGACCGCTTTCGTTTAGCCGATGATCTACGCCATCATTCGGCCCAGTGCACCACCATATCACGTAATACGGCGCTGACCGGCGCCTGGGCAGGGTCGTTCAGTTTCACTGCACGTTCAAGCGCTTCCCGCTTCGCCGCGCCGGTGATGACGAGGTGTTTCGACATTGCATCATTCAGCACGCGCGCCGTCAGCGTGATCCGGGCCTCCGGTGCGCCGGGCGCGCGCATCGGGAGCAGCGCGGGCGCATGGGGATCGAGCGCTTCGTCCAGTTTGTCCGCCCCGGGGAACAGGCTTGCAGTGTGCATGTCCTCGCCCATGCCAAGCAGCACGACGGACAGGGGAAGCACGGCTTCGACCGCCTCGGACAGCTGCGCGAGGCTGTCCTCTGGCGTCTCCGTCCCGCCATAGAGAGGCACGAGCCGGGCATCGGAGGCCTTGTCGACGAAGAATCGATCCCGCAGGAGCCGCGTGTTCGAACGCGGGCTGTCCTCGGGCACCCAGCGTTCATCGGTCAGCAGGACGTCGATCCTGTCCCAATGGAGATCGACCCCGCTCAACGTGTCGAAGATCGGGCCCGGCGTGGTTCCCCCGGGCACGGCAATCGACGCGCGATCGTCGTTCTGAAGCGCCTGCCGCAGGTCGCTCGCGATCCGGTCGGCGATGCCCATCATCATCATTTCGCGGTCGGGATACTCCCGAAAGTCATGTTTCATGTGCGCAACTCCCGCCAGCGGCGCCCGTCCCGATGCATGAGGATCAGCGCCTCTTCCGGGCCAGTGGACCCGGGTTCATAACTGTGGGGCCGGTCTTCCCGCGCTTCCCAGCTTTCGATCAGCGGGTCGGTCCAGGCCCAGGCGGCCTCGACCTCGTCACCGCGCATGAAGAGCGTCTGGTTGCCTCGGATCACGTCCATGATAAGCCGCTCATAGGCGTCCGGCACATCGGCGGCCTCCTCTCCCAGCGCCTCGGCAAAGGTCATGTCGAGCGGCACGTCGATGAGCCGCATTCCCCCGGGGCCCGGCTCCTTGATCGTCACGGTCAGATCCATGCCTTCATTGGGTTGAAGCCGGATCGTCAGCTCGTTCGCGGTCTGGCCGGTGTCTTCCTCGAAGATCGAATGCGGCGGTTCCTTGAACCGCACGACGATCTCGGACACCCGTTCCTTCATCCGCTTGCCGGTGCGCAGGTAAAAGGGCGTTCCGTTCCAGCGCCAGTTCGCGATCTCTACCTTAAGTGCGATGTAGCTCTCGGTGATCGAGCGCGGGTTCTCCACGTCGTCGATGTAGCTTTCCTTCTGGCTCTTGTATTGCCCGCGCACGATGTCGGCGGGTTCGACCGGCTGGAGCGCGCGGATGACCTTGAGCTTTTCGTCTCGCACGGCATCGGGTTCAAAGCGCGAGGGCGGCTCCATCGCGGTCAGGCACAGAAGCTGCATCAGGTGATTCTGCACCATGTCCCGCATGGCGCCCGATTTGTCATAGTATCCCCCGCGCCCGCCGACACCGACCGTCTCTGACACCGTGATCTGGATGTGATCCACGTATTGCGCATTCCAGAGCGGCTCGAACAGCATGTTGGCAAAGCGCACCGCCATCAGGTTCTGGACCGTCTCCTTTCCCAGATAGTGGTCGATCCGGTAGATCTGGGTTTCGTCGAAGTGCTCGGCCAATGTGCGGTTGAGCGCCCGTGCGGTCTCGAGGTTGTGGCCAAAGGGCTTCTCCACGACGATCCTGCTCTGGTCGTCCGCGATCTTGTGCTTGTGAAGGCGTTCGGCGATCTCGCCGAAGAGCCCCGGCCCGACCGAGAAGTAAAACGCCCGCACCACGTCCTTGCGCATGATCTTGGCCAGGTCTTTCCACCCGTCCGTGCCAAGCGCATCCACCGCCACATAGGTCAGGGTCTCGAGAAAGGCGTCGACCCGTTCCTCGTCGAACCGTTTCTTCACGAACTCCCGGATAGCCTCCTTCACGAAGGCCCGAAACTCGGTTTCGTCCATTTCGGACCGGGCGGCGCCGACGATACGGGCACCCTCGGGCATCTGCCCGTCATAAAAGCGCCGGTAAAGACCCGGAAGGATTTTGCGGCGGGCCAGATCCCCCGTTCCGCCAAAGATCACCAGATCGAAAGGCTCGACCGGAATGACGCGCGATACCATGACCGTCTCCTGTTGGCCGACCGGAGGGACAGCTGCTCTTGACCTGCCGTCGTTAGCGCTAACCGGTCGCGCCCCGTGGATAGCCTCCCTCCGCCAAGCTGTCTAGCATCCTTCGCGTCTTCACAACACCGTTCGCGCCGCTTTTCCTTGTCCGAGCTTTCGGTTAGGCCTTGATCGAAGCGGAGAGGTTACATGGATCAGCGGATCGTCCCGGCCAATCAGGGGAAATTCATCGACCCCGAGGTCACGGCAGACGGCAGCGACCGGGCAACCGTGGCTTTGACGAATCCGACGACGCTCTGGTTCAACACGGGAACGCTCTGCAACATCGCCTGTGAGAACTGCTATATCGAGAGCTCGCCGGACAACGACCGCCTTGCCTATATGACGGCCGCCGAGGTCCGTGATTTTCTTGGGCAGATCGCCGAGCGCGGCTGGCCGGTGCGCGAAATCGGCTTCACCGGCGGCGAGCCCTTCATGAACCCCGACATCATCGCCATGATGCGCGACAGCCTGTCGGCCGGGTTCGAGGTCCTCGTCCTCACCAATGCAATGCGCCCCATGCAGCGCCCGCAGGTCACGGCGCACCTGGGGCAGCTGATCAAGGGGTTTGGCGCCAGGATCACGCTGCGGGTTTCGCTCGATCATTGGACCGAAGCGGGCCACGACGCCGTGCGCGGGGCGGGAAGCTGGTCCTCGACCCTTGCCGGGACCGACTGGATCGCGGGCCAGTCCTGCACCCTCGCCGTCGCTGGCCGGGCGCGGTGGGACGAGACCGAAGACGAGGCCCGTGCCGGCTATGCGGCGCTCTTTCGAGACCGCGACTGGCCGATCGACGCGATGAATCCGGCGGAGCTCGTCCTTTTCCCCGAGATGGACCTCTCCGTCGAAGTGCCCGAGATCACGACGGCCTGCTGGGGGATCCTGAACAAATCGCCCTCGGACGTGATGTGCGCCACCTCGCGCATGGTGGTGAAACGCCGGGGCGCCCTGCCCTCGGTCACCGCCTGCACGCTCCTGCCCTACGAAGACGGCTTCGACCTCGGCCCGACGCTCGCGGACGCCGAGCGCCCGGTGGCGCTCAATCACCCGCATTGCGCGAAGTTCTGCGTTCTGGGCGGCGCGTCCTGTTCGGCCTGAGGGGCCAGGCTTCACTTAACGGCATCTCAACGATGCAGCCCTATGCCTTTGGGAATGAACCAAGGGCACCCTAGTGGCTGACAATATCTTCTGGTCGACGCTCTATCTCGGCAAGCTGGCCCAGATGGATACCGATGAGGCGTCTCTCACCGTCGAGACGGCCGCACCCCTGCTGACCACTTTTGGCGCAGGGGCCGGAAACGCACTGGCCACACGGATCGTGACCGTCAGGACGGATACCGGTTCCTTCGACAACACTGTGACGACGGACAACGACCTGCTCGCCACCGACACGGTGCATTACGACCTTGGCGCCGGCATGGTGCACACCAAGCTCGACGCCGCGCTCCTGATGAATGCCACAGTCACGTTCTATGACCAAACCTCGATCGCGCTGCAGATCGGGGTGGTGCAAACCCAGACCGGCGACACATTCGCGATCATCCGGGATACGGAACCGGAACTGGCGAGCCAGGGCATCGACCGGATCACCTTCACCTCGGTTGCCACGTCGAACTACACCGGCGTCGTGCAGGATGCCGCCGCCCGGCTTGACTATGTCTGTTTCACCTCCGGGACCCTGATCGACACGCTGTCGGGGCCGCGCCGGATGGACCGACTTCGCCCCGGCGATCTTGTGACCACGCTCGACAGCGGGCCGCAGCCGGTGGAATGGATCGGAAAACGGCGCATCCGTTTCGCGGAGCGTCCGCATCCGGCGCAACCCCTGTGCATCTCGCGCGGGGCCTTCGGGCCCGGTCTGCCGACCCGTGACCTGCTCCTGTCGCCCAATCACCGGGTGCTGGTCGCCACCTCCGGCGCCTTCGCTCTCCATGACCCCCTCGGCGCGCTCGCCCCTGTAAAGGCGCTCGCGCAGGACAGAGGCATCCGCGCCCTGCCCGGGCGTCGGGAGATTACCTATTTCTCGATGCTCCTGCCCCGGCATGAGATCGTGATCGCGAATGGCATCGCGGTGGAAAGCCTGTTTCCGGGGCCTGAAGCGTTTGGCACGCTCAGCGGCGGCGAACGCTCCGACTGGCTCCGCCTCGCCGCGCGCATGGGCCGCCTGACAGGCACACCGCCGGCGCGGCTCATGCTCTCTGTGGCCGAAACACGGGCCGCCCGGCAGGCAGGGCTTCTGTCCCTGCCGGGGACGAAACCCGTGCCCCTCGGCTGGTCGGCCACCCGCCACGCCCCGCGCCAGATGCCCGAACACCTCGAGGCACGAGAGCGGCGCGCGTGAGCGTCACTCTTCCAGTTCGGCGTCCCAGTAGAGGAAGTCCATCCAGCTATCGTGCAGGAAGTTCGGCGGAAAGCGCCGGCCCATGTTGCGCAGCTCTTCCGCCCCGGGCTGGCGTGGCGGTTTGCGCAGGGCGAGGCCTGACTGATGCAGGGGCCGCGACCCTTTCTTCAGATTGCACCGGGAACAGGCCGCCACGACGTTTTCCCACGATGTGATTCCGCCCCGCGCCCGTGGCACGACGTGATCGAAGGTCAGATCGCCCTTCGATCCGCAGTACTGGCAGCAGAACTCGTCCCTCAAGAAAAGATTAAAGCGCGTGAAGGCCACGCGCTTTTGAGGTTTGACGTAATCTTTCAGCACCACCACCGAGGGGATCCTGATCTCCATACTGGGGCTTCGGACCGTCTCTTCGTATTCGGCGATGATGTTCACCCTGTCCAGAAACACCGCCTTCACCGCCTCCTGCCACGGCCACAGCGACAGTGGATAATAGGATAACGGTCGATAATCCGCATTCAGCACCAGCGCGGGATGCGACCGCGGGTTGCTGTGGTCTCTGACAAAACTCGTCCTGAAATCGCCGTCCATTCTTAGTGACTCCGCTCTCGCCCTGTGCCCCGGATATTTCGCCTTGGTTGCAGGGCGGGAGCCCCCGCCCCGTCATGTCCTAACTTGGACTATATCTGGGTTCGGAAACCTGACAAGCCCCATGATCTGGGCGCAGTCTGACCGGACCTCATGTCAGCCATGTGACAGGCCAGCGGCGCAGCGAGATGTCGGCTAAATGCATAGAAAACAGGCACAATCGGAGCGTGCCCATCCGAGGACGTCACCCCCGGTCGAGCGGGACCCCCAAACGTTCGGCCATGAAAGACAGCGCCGCCCCCAGCCCGTCAGGGGCGATTCCATGTCCGGTGCCTTCCTGAACATGGCCATAGACGGTGAAGCCCGCGTCCTGAAGGATCGCGCCCGCTTCGTGGAAGTGATTGAAGGGCACCATTTCATCCGCCGTCCCGTGGATCAGGAGCACCGGCAGGCGCACCTTCACATGCTCGGCAAAATGCTCCGGGTCGAGCAGGCGACCGGAAAAGGCGACGAGACCGGCAATCGGCGCGTCACGCTGCGGCAGGGTTTGCAGGGACATCATGGTGCCTTGCGAAAACCCGACGACGACGAGTTGTTCGGGCCCGATTTCCTCGGCCTGCATCACGATGTCAAGAAAGGCGTCGATATCCTCCTGCGCCGCAGCCGCTCCGGCCTCGGCCGCCTCCTGTGACGAGCCGTCGAGCCAGGGAATCGGGAACCACTGGAAGCCAAAGGGGTTGCCCGCGCATTTCTCGGGCGCGTCAGGGGCATAGAAA harbors:
- the pgl gene encoding 6-phosphogluconolactonase; its protein translation is MKHDFREYPDREMMMMGIADRIASDLRQALQNDDRASIAVPGGTTPGPIFDTLSGVDLHWDRIDVLLTDERWVPEDSPRSNTRLLRDRFFVDKASDARLVPLYGGTETPEDSLAQLSEAVEAVLPLSVVLLGMGEDMHTASLFPGADKLDEALDPHAPALLPMRAPGAPEARITLTARVLNDAMSKHLVITGAAKREALERAVKLNDPAQAPVSAVLRDMVVHWAE
- a CDS encoding GFA family protein, yielding MPEHPGGCLCGDVRFTATGTPLRVGLCHCLDCRKHHGAVFYAAAVFPSEDVPVTGRTAEYHGRHFCPRCGGSVFAVSDHDGEIEVHLGAFDAPDRFRPDYELWTIRRESWLAPLPGARQYERDGAADDR
- a CDS encoding radical SAM protein encodes the protein MDQRIVPANQGKFIDPEVTADGSDRATVALTNPTTLWFNTGTLCNIACENCYIESSPDNDRLAYMTAAEVRDFLGQIAERGWPVREIGFTGGEPFMNPDIIAMMRDSLSAGFEVLVLTNAMRPMQRPQVTAHLGQLIKGFGARITLRVSLDHWTEAGHDAVRGAGSWSSTLAGTDWIAGQSCTLAVAGRARWDETEDEARAGYAALFRDRDWPIDAMNPAELVLFPEMDLSVEVPEITTACWGILNKSPSDVMCATSRMVVKRRGALPSVTACTLLPYEDGFDLGPTLADAERPVALNHPHCAKFCVLGGASCSA
- the pgi gene encoding glucose-6-phosphate isomerase; the encoded protein is MTWDAVKAYRADQGDLSIGDLLGDDGRAEAFSVRLDDMLFDYSKTAMDGGARAELLALAAERDVEGRTRAMFAGERINETEGRAVLHTALRNPDRRGPSVDDEQVMPAIHATLERMEEFAEGLRRGNVRPHNGGRFTDVINIGIGGSDLGPAMATLALAPYHDGPRIHYVSNVDGAHIHDTLDGLDPATTLVIVASKTFTTIETMTNAETARQWLKSALGAEAVGRHLAAVSSAIDKTSEWGIDPSRVFGFEDWVGGRYSIWGPVGLGLMIAVGAKQFREFLAGGHDLDLHFQTTTGTDNMPVMLALVGIWHRQVCGYPTRAVLPYDQRLSRLPAYLQQLEMESNGKSVSMDGTDLPVPSGPVVWGEPGTNGQHAFYQLIHQGTQVVPCEFLVAARGHEADLDGQHQLLVANCLAQSEALMKGRSLDEARALMREKGLEGDELERQARHRVFPGNRPSTTLIYPLLTPRVLGRIIALYEHRVFVEGVILGINSYDQWGVELGKELALALGPVVAGEVSGDDKDGSTRMLVSYLHANRD
- the zwf gene encoding glucose-6-phosphate dehydrogenase; protein product: MVSRVIPVEPFDLVIFGGTGDLARRKILPGLYRRFYDGQMPEGARIVGAARSEMDETEFRAFVKEAIREFVKKRFDEERVDAFLETLTYVAVDALGTDGWKDLAKIMRKDVVRAFYFSVGPGLFGEIAERLHKHKIADDQSRIVVEKPFGHNLETARALNRTLAEHFDETQIYRIDHYLGKETVQNLMAVRFANMLFEPLWNAQYVDHIQITVSETVGVGGRGGYYDKSGAMRDMVQNHLMQLLCLTAMEPPSRFEPDAVRDEKLKVIRALQPVEPADIVRGQYKSQKESYIDDVENPRSITESYIALKVEIANWRWNGTPFYLRTGKRMKERVSEIVVRFKEPPHSIFEEDTGQTANELTIRLQPNEGMDLTVTIKEPGPGGMRLIDVPLDMTFAEALGEEAADVPDAYERLIMDVIRGNQTLFMRGDEVEAAWAWTDPLIESWEAREDRPHSYEPGSTGPEEALILMHRDGRRWRELRT
- a CDS encoding HNH endonuclease, which gives rise to MDGDFRTSFVRDHSNPRSHPALVLNADYRPLSYYPLSLWPWQEAVKAVFLDRVNIIAEYEETVRSPSMEIRIPSVVVLKDYVKPQKRVAFTRFNLFLRDEFCCQYCGSKGDLTFDHVVPRARGGITSWENVVAACSRCNLKKGSRPLHQSGLALRKPPRQPGAEELRNMGRRFPPNFLHDSWMDFLYWDAELEE
- a CDS encoding Hint domain-containing protein, which translates into the protein MADNIFWSTLYLGKLAQMDTDEASLTVETAAPLLTTFGAGAGNALATRIVTVRTDTGSFDNTVTTDNDLLATDTVHYDLGAGMVHTKLDAALLMNATVTFYDQTSIALQIGVVQTQTGDTFAIIRDTEPELASQGIDRITFTSVATSNYTGVVQDAAARLDYVCFTSGTLIDTLSGPRRMDRLRPGDLVTTLDSGPQPVEWIGKRRIRFAERPHPAQPLCISRGAFGPGLPTRDLLLSPNHRVLVATSGAFALHDPLGALAPVKALAQDRGIRALPGRREITYFSMLLPRHEIVIANGIAVESLFPGPEAFGTLSGGERSDWLRLAARMGRLTGTPPARLMLSVAETRAARQAGLLSLPGTKPVPLGWSATRHAPRQMPEHLEARERRA
- a CDS encoding superinfection exclusion B family protein, with the protein product MDSGWLTILKATWGQLLGLSVALGIFWLLLIFEVLPPIDSPWVVYGLPLACLVCGGLGLAPLFHHLADWTKNGFDNRLNKRKRVKAVAKKQEDFVDYIQYMNPRERAIFGYLLEHNQKSFEAEMDCGPGSSLLKRGFIQMDAISGLSYGLSEFPFSVPDHIWDMLLEHRSAFPENHKGPALPWFRGRY
- a CDS encoding alpha/beta hydrolase; the protein is MARELQFKKREAASGTTTSVVVFLHGYGADGADLLGLAEPLAPHLPDTTFYAPDAPEKCAGNPFGFQWFPIPWLDGSSQEAAEAGAAAAQEDIDAFLDIVMQAEEIGPEQLVVVGFSQGTMMSLQTLPQRDAPIAGLVAFSGRLLDPEHFAEHVKVRLPVLLIHGTADEMVPFNHFHEAGAILQDAGFTVYGHVQEGTGHGIAPDGLGAALSFMAERLGVPLDRG